AAATAATTAACCAATTCATCTTTTGAATTTTCACCACCACAAAGAGATTTAAAATATTTCTTATCCTTAAGTTCATCATATAAAGAAATAAAATCTTCTAAATAAAATTCCATCCAAGAAGGGAAAAACCTTATATGATAGCCTTTTATATATTCTTTTAAAGGAGTATTGTCATTATCAGTAAATTTAATCAATTCAAAACCATCAAAACCATATTTTTTAGAAAAATATTTCATTTCTTTTTCAAGTTCTTCATTTGAATAAAAATCTGCCATATTTAATAATTTATACATATTTCTATCCTTTCTACTAAATACCTATATATTATTTTTTACAAGTTGAATTAAATCTTCACTTCTTATATCATCAAGTTTATAATAATTTGCTCCCATAGCTTCACTTAAAGTTCTAGCCATTTCCAATTTAATAAATCCCTCTTCTGTATCAATAACTATACATTTTATTTTTGCTTTTTTAATTTTCTCTGCTATTTCTAAACTTTCTACTACTGGTTCTTTTCCTGAAAACGAGAAATTTGCTTTTCCATCTGAAAGAAGTATCAATACTGGAATTGCTTCCTTATTTCTTTTCATTTCAGTTTTAATAATATTATAAGCTTTTAATAGACCCTCTGAAAGAGGAGTTTTTCCTCCTGTACTAAGTTTTTCCAATTTTTTTTGTGCTAAATCTATACTTCTTGTAAATGGTAGCAATTCTTCCGCTCTATCTCTACGAAAAGATAACATTCCCACTTTATCTCTTTTTTCGTAAGCATTTTTCAATAAGGACATAACAGCACCTTTCACAGCCTCCATTCTCTTTTTGACTCCCATAGAACCACTTGAATCCACAGCAAATAAAATGGATACCCCAGTTCTTTTTTCTCTCTGTTTAACTCTTATATGCTCTTTTTTTATATTTATCACAAGTGAGTTATCAGTCTTTTTAAATTGATAAGGTGCCGCTGCTCTTATACTTGCATCTAAAGCAAAATCTTTTATTTTTCCTCTTGGCATACTGCTTTTTATATATCTTCCCTGTAAAGAACTTGACTTTGTCTTACATCTTTTTCCAGTACCTTTTCTTTTAAATTTATCTTTGGTGTTATCTAAAAATATATTTTTTACCTTGTAAATTTCTCCTATATCAAATTCTTCTTCTGAATAATTTTCTGAACTATTATCATTATCTTCATTTTTATTTTCTTGAATACTTTTATTTTGTGAACTATTTTCACTTCCTTGTCCATTTTCATGATTATTCATTGCATTATTAGTTTGATTATTATCAATATTATCATTATGTTTGTTATTAGCTTCATTAGGTAAAGTTTCATTTTTAAGATTTACTCTATGTGGTAATACAAAAGTTGCAGCTTCCTTTAAATCATCAATATTAAGATAGGTTCTTTTATCAAATGCAGCAATAGCTTTTGCAGTTTCTATCAAAATTATTTCTGCTCTATTTCCTAAAC
The Fusobacterium simiae genome window above contains:
- a CDS encoding VWA domain-containing protein, which gives rise to MIFPFVAIEGQERIKKALLLNIINEKIGGVLINGEKGTAKSTLVRGLEKILTDKKVINLPLNTTEDNLVGSIDIERTLKTGKKFFQEGILKKCHNNILYIDEINLLGESIISTILEVVSREKNYIEREGISFSHDCKFILIGIMNPEEGDLRAGLLDKFGLYVNAVGSKDILERVNIIKKRLEFEKNPIAFSEKYFEDEELLKEKIFSAKEKLKKIKVSEQIMNIAVKFIEEANCLGNRAEIILIETAKAIAAFDKRTYLNIDDLKEAATFVLPHRVNLKNETLPNEANNKHNDNIDNNQTNNAMNNHENGQGSENSSQNKSIQENKNEDNDNSSENYSEEEFDIGEIYKVKNIFLDNTKDKFKRKGTGKRCKTKSSSLQGRYIKSSMPRGKIKDFALDASIRAAAPYQFKKTDNSLVINIKKEHIRVKQREKRTGVSILFAVDSSGSMGVKKRMEAVKGAVMSLLKNAYEKRDKVGMLSFRRDRAEELLPFTRSIDLAQKKLEKLSTGGKTPLSEGLLKAYNIIKTEMKRNKEAIPVLILLSDGKANFSFSGKEPVVESLEIAEKIKKAKIKCIVIDTEEGFIKLEMARTLSEAMGANYYKLDDIRSEDLIQLVKNNI